In the genome of Geotrypetes seraphini chromosome 16, aGeoSer1.1, whole genome shotgun sequence, one region contains:
- the KHSRP gene encoding far upstream element-binding protein 2 has product MSEYSALPPPPPSAAGVPQSAGAPAAAGRKDAFADAVQRARQIAAKIGGDVAPPVNNTTQEFNFGGQKRQLEDGDQPETKKLASQSDPMVPQLGPMLTPRASVTEEYRVPDAMVGLIIGRGGEQISKIQQDSGCKVQISPDSGGMPERTVSLTGAPDSVQKAKMMLDEIVSRGRGERPPGHDNSNGQNGSLQEIMIPAGKAGLIIGKGGETIKQLQERAGVKMILIQDGSQGANVNKPLRIIGEPYKVQQACEMVMDLLREKDLGNFGDRNDYGSRMSGGIDVPVPRHSVGVVIGRNGEMIKKIQNDAGVRIQFKQDDGTGPEKVAHIMGPPDRCDHAARIITDLLQSLRSGPPGPPGPGMPPGGRGRGRGQSNWGPPGGEMTFSIPTHKCGLVIGRGGENVKAINQQTGAFVEISRQPPPNGDPNFKVFIIRGAPQQIDHAKQLIEEKIEGPLCPLGPGPGPGPGPGVPGGPGPAGPMGPYNPGPFNPGPPGPPQHAPGPPPPPPPHQYPPQGWGNTYQQQWGQPPLPHDAGKPPAPADPSAAWAAYYTHYYQQPPVPVPAQQPPVAALPAPGEPPQQQQPQQQLPQQQQQQQQQQQQQQQQQQQQPPAAQPDYTKAWEEYYKKLAQASGAAPATVAAAAAAPPGSQPDYSAAWAEYYRQQAAYYSQPPGAPAAQPPPTQPGQQPQ; this is encoded by the exons ATAGCTGCTAAAATTGGGGGTGATGTTGCCCCTCCAGTGAATAACACCACGCAGGAGTTCAACTTTGGGGGCCAGAAGCGACAGCTGGAAGATGGAG ACCAGCCAGAAACCAAGAAACTGGCTTCCCAGAGCGACC CCATGGTGCCTCAGCTGGGACCTATGCTTACACCCAG GGCTTCGGTGACTGAGGAGTACCGGGTGCCAGATGCTATGGTGGGGCTGA TTATAGGTAGAGGTGGAGAACAGATCAGCAAAATTCAGCAAGATTCAGGCTGCAAAGTCCAGATCTCACCAG ATAGTGGCGGGATGCCGGAGAGAACAGTCTCGTTGACGGGAGCACCGGACTCTGTGCA GAAGGCGAAAATGATGCTGGATGAAATTGTATCACGAGGTCGTGGTGAGCGTCCTCCTGGTCATGACAATTCCAATGGACAAAATGGCAGTTTACAGGAAATCATGATCCCCGCAGGCAAGGCTGGGCTGATCATTGGTAAAGGAGGAGAGACCATCAAGCAGCTGCAG GAGCGTGCTGGAGTGAAGATGATTTTAATCCAGGATGGTTCGCAAGGTGCAAATGTTAACAAACCACTTCGAATTATTGGCGAGCCATACAAAGTGCAG CAAGCCTGTGAAATGGTAATGGATCTACTGCGTGAAAAGGACCTGGGCAACTTCGGTGACCGAAACGACTACGGTTCCAGGATGAGCGGTGGAATTGAT GTTCCTGTACCCCGGCATTCTGTGGGTGTCGTCATTGGCCGTAACGGAGAAATGATCAAAAAGATACAGAATGATGCTGGGGTCCGGATACAGTTCAAGCAAG ATGATGGGACAGGCCCGGAAAAGGTTGCTCATATCATGGGCCCCCCTGACCGATGTGATCACGCAGCTCGCATTATAACTGACCTTCTCCAGAGCCTGAGG AGTGGTCCCCcaggcccaccaggtccaggaatGCCCCCTGGGGGTCGAGGCAGAGGACGAGGGCAAAGCAACTGGGGCCCTCCTGGTGGAGAGATGACCTTCTCCATTCCCACGCACAAGTGCGGTCTGGTTATTGGGAGAG GTGGGGAGAATGTTAAAGCCATAAACCAGCAGACGGGGGCATTTGTGGAGATTTCCCGGCAGCCTCCACCGAATGGAGATCCCAACTTCAAAGTCTTCATTATCCGTGGTGCCCCGCAGCAGATTGATCATGCTAAGCAGCTGATTGAAGAGAAGATAGAG GGTCCTCTCTGCCCTCTTGGACCAGGACCTGGACCTGGACCTGGTCCTGGCGTTCCCGGTGGACCTGGCCCTGCTGGCCCAATGGGCCCTTACAATCCTGGGCCCTTTAATCCAGGTCCGCCTGGTCCTCCTCAGCA TGCTCCtgggccaccaccaccacccccacctCACCAATATCCTCCACAGGGTTGGGGAAACacatatcagcagcagtggggtcaacctcctctgcctcacgATGCAG GCAAACCTCCAGCCCCTGCAGATCCCAGTGCAGCCTGGGCAGCATATTACACTCACTATTATCAACAGCCACCAGTCCCAGTGCCAGCACAACAGCCTCCGGTCGCAGCTCTGCCCGCCCCAGGAGAACCACCACAACAGCAGCAACCACAGCAGCAGCtgccacagcagcagcaacagcagcaacaacaacagcagcagcagcagcagcagcaacagcagcagcccccGGCAGCCCAGCCCGACTACACCAAAGCCTGGGAGGAATACTACAAGAAGCTGG CTCAAGCAtctggtgcagcaccagcaacaGTTGCTGCCGCAGCTGCAGCACCTCCTGGCTCCCAGCCAGACTACAGTGCAGCATGGGCAGAGTACTACAGACAGCAAGCTGCCTACTACAGCCAGCCTCCAGGGGCCCCTGCTGCACAGCCCCCACCTACACAGCCAGGACAACAG CCTCAGTGA